The sequence CTTGTTTGTGCCACGCCGAGTGCTTGCTGGGGGGGTAAGAGTGAGAACAAGGcccagtctctgccctcagggagttccCAGTCTGCCAGGGAGGACAGTCAGGGGAGACAGGACACAGCAGCTGCTATGGGGGGTTGCACCAGGGATGAGAAACGATGGAGGTCAAGTGGAGCAGAGGAAGGCCCCTCACCCAGCTTGCAGCAATGAGGGAGTTACGGGGTGGGGCTGTGGATACAGGGGGAAGTAATTCACTTATTTCAACATATGTTTTCTGAGTTCATACTACATGCCAGGCGCCTCTGCTGAGACCCGGAGGTTCCACAGGGGCTTGGCAAGTGGAGAGAGGGTGAGGGCCagggtgagggaggaagggagttTCGGTCAGAAGGTGCTCAAGCTGAAAGGCCAGAGGAGACGGTGGCGTTTCAGAAAGGCTGGTGaatggggcaggggtgggtgagACGTCAGGGTGAGGCCCCACAGGCCCTTGTGAGGGAGAAGGCAACAGACCAAGTCAAGGGCGTTTCTAGCTTGTTGTGTGATGTCAGGCAGGTTTTTAGACATActcagacctcagtttcctcatctctaaggtGGATCTAAAAATACCACCCAGACTTCTTTACAGGGTTGTCAGGATTAATTAGGTGGTTTTTGAAATGCTCTGCAGAGTCAAGGGGTTTGGGTTGTTCCTCCTAGAAATGCTGCCTCTGCCTCCCAACTGGGCCCAGCCCCCCTCTTCCCTGAGAGGGTCCCTCTGCCCTCTGGGCAGCTCAAGACAGAAAATGCCAACCTCAGAGGAGAGTTGGAAGGGGATGTGGCCAGGACTGGGGTTTCACTGTGATGTGGGAGGGCCAGGGTCCCATTGCCTGCCTCAGGGCAGTTCCCACCTCCTGGCTCAGGCCCAGAAACCCTCCTACAAGCACCTGCCACCCTGTTTTCGAGTGACAGCTGCTACTTCAGGGAAACTCCCTGAGTGCCAAACCCTAAGTTGTATGCTGTCATTCAGGCTGTCATTTCACAGTTAGAGtccagactctggagtcagacttggGTTCAAGTCCTAAATCTGCCCCTGTTCCACTTCCCATCTGTGTGGCCTTGAGGAATTACTTAAGCattctgaccctcagtttcctcagcagtaaaaaaaaaaaaaaaaagggaataaaaatgagACTCAGGTCATGTGTTGGTTGtggctatgaggattaaatgagtgaaagTCTATAAATTACTTAGGAATAGATCTTATGATAAGCACTTAATAACTGTCCAGTGGTATATAATCTCATGTCATTCTTCAGTAACCCAAGGAAAGAGATACCATTATATCCACTTTACAGGTGTAGCACCTGAGGCTCACAGGGGCTACACAGCAATTAGAGGCAGGGTTGGACTTTGAACTGGGATCTGACTCCACTGTGGCACTGTGCTACCAGAAAGACAAGCATTAGGCAAGCTGCCTCTTACCCTCAACTTGATCCCAACTTGGTACCCTCCTCTCTTTCACCCCAGTGGGGTCACCCGCAGGGCTTGCTATCTGCTCTCTCTGTTTGCCAACCACcagcacagtgtttggcacaaaGAGctcattcaataagcatttgatgaatgaatgggtgaatgaatgaatgaacaaatgaatgaatgcatggctCTGGGCAACTTCCGGGGCTGCACAGAGCCCAGGGCAGGACTCCTGAGAGAGCAGCTGGGCCCTCTCGAGGTGGCttcctggggaaggggtgggggaaggaagctGTGTCCTTGCTCTGCAGGAAACATGAGCTGATAGCCTGGCTCATGACAGAAGTGTGCCTTGGGCGGGCAGCCTGGCACAGGGAAAATGATCTGGGGTTCAGAGGAGTTGATACGGGTGTGAGATCAGACACCGTCCCGGAAAAAGCTTTCCCAGGTGTGTCCAGTAAATCCTAGGTCACTGGACACAGCCATTCATCATCCCGTTTAATTCTCAACCCCCTGGGAGGTAGACACAGCTAAGTTTGGCATCACAATccccgttttatagatgaagaaaataaggctCAGATGTTAATGTTGCCCAGCTCCTAAAGTGGCTGTGCTGAAACTGGAACCTAGATCTGCCTAACTCCCAATTTCCAAGGTTGTTTCCACTGTCCTATCCCATAGGCCTAGCTGGCAAGCTCTGGGGTCTCAGGCAGGTCAAATGCAGCCCCTGAGCCTGGGGGCAATGATGCCTATGCCGGCTTGCTTCACCCGGAGGTTGCCCAGATGAGATGAGGGCAGGTGAAATGGAGAAGAGCTTTGCAGAAATCATCATAATCATTTTCTGAGTGCTGACTACACGCCAGACGCTATTCTAGAGGCTTTAAGCACATTCACTTTATTACCTTCAAGCAAACTTGGGAGATGGGTGCTGTTAACTTGGGCAACTTCAACAGAGAAGCTGAGTGACTTCCCTGTGGTTCACAGCTTGGAAGAggtggagccagaatttgaacctgggCAGCCTTGCTCCAAAGCTTGTACTCTTAGTCACTACCTTTGCTCTGTGTCTACTTGCACAAGGCACTCTAAGTGAGTGCTCATACAGGAATTAACTGACCAAATCCTTAGGACAATTCTGCAAGGCAGATGCTCTTACTgtcatccctattttatagataaagaaacgaAGGCTCAGAGACAGTAAGTCATCtgtccaggatcacacagctaaaTTCTGTTGACCCCAGAGCTGTGCCCTGAACCACTGCACCCAATGCATCCTAAAGTGCGTGGTGAGCCTGAGGAATGGATGTGAAGAATGTGAGGGTAATGGGGTCTGATGCTGTTGTGGGCGGGTGAGGGGGGCTGACAAGAGAGGGAGCTGCCCACACCGAGGTACCTGAACAGGAGGCGAATCCACAGTGAGCTCCTCTACGGGGTTCCGCTCCGCAAAGGCAGCCACAGACAGCCGGACCAGGCTCCGCAGGATCTGACGGGGGCCTGACTCTTTCTCAGGGGCTACTTTGCCATGGAGATTCCGCTGCCGCCTCAGGGTTGCAGAGGAGGCCGGCGGGCTCAGCGGGGCCTCCTTACTGCCCTGGTCCCCAGGCACCCTCCCTGTGGGGCTGCCCGCAACCTTCAGGGGCCTTGAGCGGGGCTGGCCTGTCGCAGGTTGGGGCTCGGGAAGGTTCAGGTTCTCCCGGGAGGcattcctctgcctgggatggTTGAAAAGGAGGTTGACAGTGTCCTGCAGCACCTCTCGGCTCTCGGCCAGCGTTCCCTGGTTACCTTGGTTACGCAGAGTCCTGTACAGGGTCGGTGTGAGATGAAAGGGGGCCTGCAGGCAGGGGTCCCAGCCTGCTTCCATCATCGCTTCCTTGCCCACGTGCTTGGGGGGCTGCCCAGCTTCGCCAGGCTCATCCACCTGGCCCCTGAGCACAGGCACGAGGTGGATGTCCGCCTTCTGGATGTGTTTCTGgggcctcttgggctggtgacgGTAGGTGGACTCGGCCTCCCGACAGTTGTAGGCCCTGTTGTCCTTCTTCTCCGTCCGGCAAATGGACATAATCAGAGCCAAGATCAACCCGGAGATGGCCAGCAGTACGACCAGGCAAATCACCGTGAGCACCGATGTGCTCAGAGCCCCAGGCTCACGGGCTGAGTCCCTCAAGTGGTCCACACTGTTGACGAAGAAGACCCTCAACAGGGCCCGGGTCTGTAAGGAGGGGCTGCCCCGGTCTTCCACCACGATCTCCAGCTCCCACTCACTCCCAGTGAGGCTGCTGGCATTGGTGATGTTGATGAACAGCTGCCCCAGGTGGGGGCTGAGGACAAAGAGACCGGCTTCGTTCCCACTCTGAATGCTGTAGAGGAGCTCTCCATTTGCCCCCGAGTCTGCATCTCTTGCTACAATGGTCACCAAAAGGAATGGCCGGGAGCTGGGGGTGGCCTGTGGTGGCATGTCAGTGCCTGCTGGACCCACGCCATTGGGAGTTTCAATGGGCACCAGCAGGTGACCTGTGGAGGCATTTACAAGCACCGAGAGACTGGCTTTCCCATCGCTGAGTACGGGGTGAATCACCTCTGGGGCATTATCATTGGCATCCAGCAGGCTGACCCACACAGAGACACTGGATGCAAGCTGGGGCTGCCCCCTGTCCTCTGCGATCACCAGGAACTCGAAGCCGGCCATCTGTTCATAGTCCAGTGACCTCTGGGCGGTGACCTGGCCTGTGTCTGAGTCAATAGCTACCAAGTGAGAAACTGGGGAGTCCTGGATGTGGTATGAGATTTTCCCATTAACGCCCAGATCTGCATCATGGGCCTTGATGGTAATGAGGTGAAGAGAGGGTAGGTTGTTTTCCCGAGTGGAGACCTGGTACCTGCTTTTCTCAAACACAGGTGCATTGTCGTTGGCATCACCGATCTGAATGCTGAGCTGTTTCTTGACTGATAAGGGCTGGGGTCCTTGGTCTTGGGCCAAAAGAGTGAGGGTGTATTGCGGCCACTGCTCTCTGTCCAGCGTGGCATTGGTTAGCAGCATGTATGTGTTGCCATTGGTCCTCTTCAGCCTGAAGTGGCCCAGCTCTTGGCTCAGCCAACAGTGGACCAGGCCGTTGTTTCCTGAGTCTAGGTCATTTGCCATGATGAGAGCAATGAAACTGTCCTTGGGAAGAGCTTCGGACACCAGGGATGGTTGGGAGGCCCACGTGATGTGGATGTTTGGGGTGTTGTCATTGACATCCAGAACCTTGATGAGAATTTTGCAGTGAGCTGGGATGGGATTGGGACCCAGGTCCCTTGCCTGGACATCCACCTCGTAGGCAGGATTCTTCTCATAGTCTAGGGGTTGACGCAGAATCACCTGGCCTGTCTTGGCATCAATACTGAAGGTGTCCAGCACCTCTGGAGGCACGTGCTTACTGAGGAAGTATTCCACCTCCCCGTTGGGGCCTTGATCAGGGTCTGTGGCAGTCAAGTTTATGAGGAGAGTACCAGGGGCAGCGTCTTCTTGGATTTCCAGTGCCAGCGAGCTCTCAGCAAACACAGGGCTATTGTCATTGGAGTCCAGGACATTGACCTTGACCAAGCTGGTGCCTGACTTGGGGGGGTTCCCACTGTCATAGGCAGTTAACACCAGATCAAAAAATGAATGGATTTCCCGGTCCAGCTCCTTCACCACCACGAGTTCCGCGTGTTTGGTCTCATCGGGCCCCACAATGACATCCAGGGCAAAATGCTCGCTGGGAGACAGGGTGTAGGAGTGCAGAGTGTTGGGGCCAGTGTCTGGGTCCAGAGCTCTGTCCAGGGGGATCCGGGTGCGCAGGGAGGCGCTCTCAGAGATTTCCAGCTCCTGCTCAcctttgggaaactgaggctggtggTCGTTGATGTCCAGCACCTGGATCTCCACGTGGATGAGAGCCAAATCCCCTGTGGCAAGCACGTCAAAGGAAACCAGGCAGGGATCCTGCTGCCGGCAAAGCTGCTCCCGGTCCAGCCGCCTCCCCGTGCTGAGCAGGCCGTCCTTGGAGTCCACCTGGATGGGGAGCGCCTGAGGCAGCTGCAAGACCTGGAaggcagcccctgctcgcccagACCTCTCCTCCCGGCCCAGTTCCTGAGACAGCTTCCCTATCACTGTGCCGGACGGTACTTCCTCTGACACTTGATATTTCACAGTGAGAGTGGCGACCTCCTGACAATCCCCTGAAAGGAACAAGTAGCCACCTGGCCCCCAAAGTCCCAGCAGAAGTGGCAGAAGTCGCACCATGCTTACCGCCAGAGTGGGCTAGATCCAGAAACCGCTAGAGTTCTTCGAAGGCTGGGCAAGTCCTCCAGTGTTCCCTGGGGGGCTTGATTAGCCCTGTTCTCCTGCCCCCAGACCTGCTGGCACAGCCTCGTCCCATAATTAGTTGATGGAGCCAGCAGAATTCCCAGGCGAGGCCATCTTCATCAGAAGAGATTTGAGGGGTCCAAGGACCAATGAAGGAAAATTGTTCAGGGGCACTGTTGGTCCCCGTTAGCAAATGATGGACAAGAGCCGGTCCAGGAGGGACTTGACCCAGTAGAGCAGGATGTGGGGATCTGACTTCCAAACAGTTGCTAGGCTGGGGAAACAGAGAAGCAGCTTTTTCCTATGGAAACCCCACCTACAGGAAAAGGGAGGGCTATGAGTTTCTATGccaattagagaaagagagtTTCCATGAAGCTGAGTGGCCCGCCGCTGAGGAGGATGCGGCTGGGGACAGGCCGGATGGGAAGGTGCCGTCCATGTGGCAAGGCAGCcactgaggggaggggagccccTGCTGTGGCCAAGTGAGCAGAGAGCCTGAGCCCCTCCCGGGTAAGTCACACCCtggcctctcttcccttccttgtctctctttGTTTCCGTCATCTCCCGTCATTCTTCTCCCATTCCCCTTTTTCCCACACTTGTCTACCTCTCAGTCTTGACTTCGCCCTCATCACCCGTTTTTGTCTCATGGGAAGCAGCGCTGATTAAGAGAGTGGCTATAAGAGCCAaaatgcctgggttcaaatcctgactccacaaCTTCCCAGCTGGGTCATGTAGgacaagtcactcaacctctctgggcctcatcttAAGAGCACAGATGGGAATAACAACAGTAGCCCTCTCAGCAGGAAATCGTGGGGATGAAATGAAACATTGGCCCGGAGTCGTAGGCAATGACGTTGTTCTTAGCGGTGGGTGGCGTGATCTGCCAGCTTGGCCTACCTTGTGGCTGCCTCTGGCTCTTGCACTGGCCCTGGGTCAGTCCCTGCCCACATACTTCAGGAGCCAAAAGTGCCCGTGTCCTTGGCTCCTGAAGTACAATGACCTTTCTGACCCGACGGTGtggcctccctcccccttcccttccggCTCCCTAGCCTCCTGGCCCATTGTTCTCCACATCTGGTCCAGCCTGAGCCCCTGTTCGGGGGAATCCCCCAGCTCCTGCTCCTTGGTCTTGGAGGTTTTTATACCTTTCCCTCTCCCAcaccttcctctccctttccctcccttcctccaattCTTCTCTTCCCACTGCTGTTCATGTCCAAGAGTCCCGTCACAGAGGTGAGGCCAGGAGGGGGGCGAGTGGGCAGTTGGCTTGGGTGGCCTTGAGGTGACTTGCTGCTTCTCATTTCCTCCTCCATCCACTGCCCCCACCATTGTCCAGTCTCGCACTGTACCTTGAGGTTGAGTCCAGAGGTTTGTAAACCTTTTGAAGTGATGGGAGTTAAGGGCCAGCTTCCCCTCAATGGGTGTTGGCAGCTCAGTCCTTGGGGCTGGAGGTGCCTGTTGGGACACAAGTGACTCCAATCAGGCCCATTGGCCAGGGGGCTTGTGGCCATTAGGATGGGGCGACTGAGGACCTCCCTGGCCTAAGCCTCACCTTgcaccccccttcccctctgtaTTCTCTTTCCCACACCCTATCCTTTCATATTCTACCCCTGGAGGTTTCCCAATAGCAAGGGGCCTGAATCCAATGGGGTGTTTCCTACAGTCTGGCTCTGAAGACAGAACACTCAATAGCTCGGAGACGTGGCACAAGTCACataacctctttgggcctcagtttccttctctgtagagCATGGCTGTCACCCATCTCCCGAGTTTGTGGTAAGGATTTGATGAGATAATGCAAGTGAAGGCTTGGTGCAATGCCTGGTACAGAGAAAGCACTCATTACATGGGACTAGTTTACCTTGTACTATTTGCCAGGCTTTATACCTCGAATGCAAATGGTAAAAATGGTCTTGCATTTGTCCCTTCACGTTTTTTCCTCCGCCTTCTTGGCCAGGAAGGCTCATTTCCCAGGGCTTCTTCATCTCGGGCGAGGGCCCAGTGCTACCTGCCCTGCAAGGGGAACCAGCGTGGGCCCCAGGCCCTCTGGTGACAGTCAGCCTGCATGGCGGCCTCACTGTCTGGCCCTCACTCatcctactatgtgcaaggcagtGAGCAAGACAAAGTGACCCCCAAGGGGCTTGTAGTCTCAAGCCAGGGTGGGGAAAATGAAAGAAGTGGGTCCAGTGGATGGCTCCAGAGTCAGGCTTAGGGATCAGGGGAGGCTCCTCCTGGAGGACACACCCTGAAGGACGGGGAAGAGTGAGGGGGGGGCAGGTGCGAGCAGGTGGAGGGAGCAGAATGGAAGAGGCCGGAGGTGGGCGAGCTTGCTTCTCGCAGTCCCACACGAGGGCCTGTGCGAGTGGGGAGGAGGACGGTGGGCTGGGGGTGTCAGCAGGGGCCGCCAGATGATGGAAGGCCTGGGACCCCGTGCTCAGGATTTGGACCTTGTCCTGAAGGCCATGCAGAGCTTTGGAAGGGGTCTGAGCAGACTGAGGAGAATAGCAGCTACCTGCCAAGCTTTGTCCCGAGTGTTTTACCTGCATCGTCCCATGCCACCCTCACAACCAGGCCATAGGGGTGAAGAAGCTGAGCAAGGGTAGCTTGCCCAAGATCACGCACATTTGCCCTCCACAAAGCCCCTTCAACTGTACTCTGGGACGTCGATTGAAAGGgaacagagaagagggaagaagaaggcCAGCTGGGAGTAATGCAGGGGAGCTTTGGTACAGGAGACTCTGGTGCTGAGAACGTTTCTAGAGTGCCATCTGGTGGCCAAAGGCAGGAAAGCcacagaggcagggaggtgggtggCTGGAGTTCTCAAATGTCCACAACTCCAGACCCGTGTTCCTGTGCTACGTACAACACAATGGAAGGAGCTATACCCAGGTGACAATCATTTCACTTAGTGGGAAACCTAATGTGACCCAACGCCCACAGGAGGAATTATGGAATTCATGATTTTACATGTGTTAACATTTATATTCTGGAAAGGGcattgattgtgtgtgtgtgtgtgtgtgtgtgtgtgtgtgtgtgtgtgtgtgtgtgtgtgttgccttgACTGGGATTCGGGGATGTAAAAAATGGACTCACAGGCcaagaaaaattttgaatttgGATTTCGTAGgtggtttttttcttgttctctgttTTACTCACGTTGGGGGCAGGAAGCTAAGACAACCCTTTAAGAGTCCAAAGTCAGCAAACCAGACCTTTTAAAGGCTATTACCTCTGGGAACGAGGTCCCCTTTTAGTAatatttcctcctcctttttggCTACAGGGTCAGTTGATCTTTAGCCGCCACACATCAGGGGGTGAAACTGGAGTTTATCTGGAGAGCCTTCATCATCCTGAGTTTTGAAAATAGGTTTGAAGGAGCAGAAGTCCTCTGAAATAGGTCCGAAATAGCTGAGGACAGCCTCCCTCTTTTTGAAAAGAGGGCAGGCTTGGGCTTGGTGCGTGAAGCCTTGTTCACCACCAGCCTTGGGGTTGTTCACACTTGGGTCCGTTGTTTGGGAGGGGTCGGGGAGTGAAGTGAGAAGGGTGGGGGGGTCAGAGGATCCCTGGTGTCCTGAGGAACCTTGAGGGGTCAGACCAGCAGGGTGGGACTCTGACCCTTGGGGGACTTGAAGACCAGCTGGAGGAAGGCTAAGATCATGCCCCACCTATGAATGTCCTGCGGGGTTGGCTGCTCACCCCCAGGGCCCCCTGTGAATCTGCCCGGTCGCTGGCCATAGTCATCACCACCCACCAAGGCAGTGTTGATGAAACTGGGAAGCTTCATCCTCAGGATCATTCTGGTTGGGGAGGTGACTGGACCACCTAAGGTCTGCCTCTTTTTTTCAGCAAGACCTTGTTGAAATTGGAGGCAGTGTAGCCAGGGCCATTGACTGGGAGACTCAAGTGGCTGTTCTGGGTCACCTGGTCCTGGCCCGCACTCTGTGATCTCTGTTGGGACAGACCACAGATGTCCATTCCCACACAAGGGCACCTCTTTCTGGGcaaagagcagagagaagaatgCACTTTGCAGGGAGAAATTTGCCAAGAAATAAGACTTTTCAAGAAATGAAAAGGCTTTGTGTCTTGATTAAGAGTGGTATCTCTCAGAAGCGTCCACGTATCACGATCACTTGAAAAGCTTTTCAAAATACCAGGAACAGGGCAAGAAAATTCATACTTTTCTCTTTCGCAGCCTGCCAAAGAGAATTTTATAATTGCCAGCTCTATTACCCCCTCTCTGAAAATGCTTCATCTTTCAGATCATTTGGGACCGGATTGAGAAAGTTGATTGGACTTCTTTGCTGGCAAGAGAGGCCTAATTGATCtacataataaaaggaaaaatagatgagGGGGTGCGGGATTGCTGAAGCTTGAGGATATTGTGGAGGGAGGTACCCTACAGAACGGGCAGAGGCTGTGAAGGAAGTAGATTGAAGATAAGGACTTTCCAACAGATAGTTGTAAACTGTGGATCACCTTCGTGGTTTTCAAGATAAATGCAAGAaaagatttataatttattttgtgcTTTAGTAACCACAACATGGCCCCCGCAAACAGACCACATAAATTCTGAGTTGATAAGGGTAACACTTATGTCTCTCTCCCCAATCCTCAGAGGGGGAGAGGGCTACTTCCAGCATGTAGATTTCGGTTCTGATATACTGCAGGTCATTCTGCCACGCACCCCttctccaccccaccctcactgagaaccactgacataGAACTTCTTAGAAGCACCAACAACAACCTTGCAAGGGCCAAACTCTACAGCCATCAGGCCTTTCTCACTGAGCATCCTCCTGGTCCCCACCTCCCCCCGTGCTTGTGTCAATGCTCTGCGCACAGCTGGTTCTTCTTCCGTATTTCTGCAGGCTCTTCTATCTGCTTCTCTGAATCCTCCTTTGGTTTGCCTTCCTTCTGACTCCCAGGTGTGGGCATGTCCACCAGATAACTCTCTTCAGCCCTCTCTTCTACATAGGGTTATTAGCCCAGAAATAGTttgccagatttaacaaataaaaatatactgtgccctgttaaatttgaatttcagataaacaatgaaaaatttttagtataagtatttTTATCTGGCAATCCTATCCAGAAGTAATGTATGATCTTACCAcaagttcttttctgttttcatttttcctcttcttctttttatttttagaactttGGTTTACACAGTGAATTTGAAAATCTATCAGTAAACACAAAAATCAAACATATTGACTGGGAGCATCATCTGTGCATGAATATTCAGAGGCTGACTCTGTTGATTGGCCTTGTTATGTATTCAGCATTTCTCGGTGACTCTAGGATGGAACTGTTCTCACACTGGAAGAACCACCCCAGAGAAAGCCTGGATCacactcattcattaatttattcggTCATCCagccactcattttttttttttttgcagtacgcgggcttctcactgttgtggcctctcccgttgcggagcacaggctccggacgcgcaggctcagcagccatggctcacgggcccagccgctccgcggcatgtgggatcttcccggaccggggcacgaacccgtgtcccctgcgtcggcaggcggactctcaaccactgcgccaccagggaagggaagcccccagccactCATTGATTTGGTGGAATTCAGCATGTTCTTCTCCATTTACAAGGTCAGGGTTTTTTTGGGAAGGGAGGTGGTAAATAGCTAAAGCTGACCCACATTTTCCCCTTTCcattgctttggttttctttcttcacatAAAATCTAATCAGCCTAATTCTCACCTTGCTTCAGAAAGATTCTTGCAGGAAGGAAAATGAGTCCTGCCATCGTTACATAAATTCTCATGGGGCTCCCCTTTATAAGTTTATGACAGCCAGGAGTTGAGCCTGGAGCTCCGAGAGAAACAGCCATACACTGATTTATGATGACCGCCGCTGCTAAATCTcacccctctttctttcttacagCGCCATGTTACCTTGGGGTTACAAAACTCTTTTCACTGTTATTCAGGGGAATAATAATAAAGTCCCAGTTTGCAAGTATAAACATGATCATTCTTTGCCTATTATTGTAAATCAAATTTTACCTTTTGCATCAGAagcacagaaaacatttttatactgtTAGCCACCGCAAGCCTCTCTACGAGTCTGTTTTTATATAACCCTGGGATGACCTGAGGTATTGTTTGAGCTACGCTGACCAGGGAAGCTGGCCACACAGGTAGTCTGGCTATTTCTCCTTACAGACCTGAGCACTTTGCATGAGCAAAGTGTAAACTTGATCTAAGCATAGCATTAGGGTTAGTAATGTGGGCTCAGGACTCCAATTGCCTGGGCTCAAAGCCTGGCTTTGTAATTTCCTATCTGTGTGACAGTGGCAagccacttaacttctctgtgatCAGTCTCTTTAGCCTTAAAATAGGGATGACGATGATGGTAATATGTTACAGGGTTACTGTCAGGTTTAGGTTAGTCAATACAGAACATTTAGAGTGGGGCATGGGACATGAGTAGCGCTCTAGttgttaattatttataattgcttttaGTGTAGTagctctcaatttttttttgaggatgaAGCCCCCGTTTTAAAGAAACACCAATTTTTCAGATTCCCAGGTGATAATGGTAAATTTTTTGAGATCTACAGAGTGAACAAATACATAACGACAGGAGACCAGCAGTGATACTTCTGTAATGAGGTGGGGCTCACCACTGTCCAGTCCTGTCCCAGAGTTGGGGCAGGGCTTTCCCTTCCACACTGCTGCCCCTCTCTACGTCAAGGCTTGTTTCAGGGGTGCTTGTGAGTGGTGGCCATTGAAAAGGAGGCTGTCCCCTCTGGGCAGGTGGGATGAGCTCAGCAAAGTCTCTGGACACCATTTGGATGCCAGTGATGGACGGGAAGCAGTGCAGTTCCTGATGGAAGCCTGCTGGTCCCTACAAGACCAGACATATTTTGTGACTTACTCCTGCATCTCTACCCAATGGCCTGGGTCTTGACCTCTGGCCTAGGTCACACACCCCATCCTCTCCTAGCCCTAGACTCCATCATCATCTAGTGTCCCTGGGGACGGGGTATGGCGTtgggtctctttctctctctctttgtatcTTCATTCTCACCTATCATGATGTCATAAACTGTAATCCTGACTTTCCTAGGGCCTCCCCTTTTAATTCTTGAAGCCAGAAtgattttattctgtatttctgtttcaaCAAACCCTAGTTCTTTCACAGGCTCTAAGAGAGGGTCAGACTGATGCAGAATTGGTCCTGATACTATATGTCACCACTGAATGACACCGGTAAAATCATTTCACCCCTTAGTGCCTCAAGTTCCTGATTTGTGAAATGGGGAGATAAAATTACCTTGGTCATGGGGTCCTGGGTGTTTAAATGGGACAATGcgtgtaaaatgct comes from Tursiops truncatus isolate mTurTru1 chromosome 3, mTurTru1.mat.Y, whole genome shotgun sequence and encodes:
- the PCDH12 gene encoding protocadherin-12, which translates into the protein MVRLLPLLLGLWGPGGYLFLSGDCQEVATLTVKYQVSEEVPSGTVIGKLSQELGREERSGRAGAAFQVLQLPQALPIQVDSKDGLLSTGRRLDREQLCRQQDPCLVSFDVLATGDLALIHVEIQVLDINDHQPQFPKGEQELEISESASLRTRIPLDRALDPDTGPNTLHSYTLSPSEHFALDVIVGPDETKHAELVVVKELDREIHSFFDLVLTAYDSGNPPKSGTSLVKVNVLDSNDNSPVFAESSLALEIQEDAAPGTLLINLTATDPDQGPNGEVEYFLSKHVPPEVLDTFSIDAKTGQVILRQPLDYEKNPAYEVDVQARDLGPNPIPAHCKILIKVLDVNDNTPNIHITWASQPSLVSEALPKDSFIALIMANDLDSGNNGLVHCWLSQELGHFRLKRTNGNTYMLLTNATLDREQWPQYTLTLLAQDQGPQPLSVKKQLSIQIGDANDNAPVFEKSRYQVSTRENNLPSLHLITIKAHDADLGVNGKISYHIQDSPVSHLVAIDSDTGQVTAQRSLDYEQMAGFEFLVIAEDRGQPQLASSVSVWVSLLDANDNAPEVIHPVLSDGKASLSVLVNASTGHLLVPIETPNGVGPAGTDMPPQATPSSRPFLLVTIVARDADSGANGELLYSIQSGNEAGLFVLSPHLGQLFINITNASSLTGSEWELEIVVEDRGSPSLQTRALLRVFFVNSVDHLRDSAREPGALSTSVLTVICLVVLLAISGLILALIMSICRTEKKDNRAYNCREAESTYRHQPKRPQKHIQKADIHLVPVLRGQVDEPGEAGQPPKHVGKEAMMEAGWDPCLQAPFHLTPTLYRTLRNQGNQGTLAESREVLQDTVNLLFNHPRQRNASRENLNLPEPQPATGQPRSRPLKVAGSPTGRVPGDQGSKEAPLSPPASSATLRRQRNLHGKVAPEKESGPRQILRSLVRLSVAAFAERNPVEELTVDSPPVQQISQLLSLLHQGQFQPKPNHRGNKYLAKPGGSRSAIPDTDGPGARAGGQAEPDQEEGPLDPEEDLSVKQLLEEELSNLLDPYTGLALDRLSVPDPAWMARLSLPLATNYRDNVFSPDAATSEEPRTFQTFGKAPGPELSPTGTRLASTFLSEMSSLLEMLLEQRPAVPVEAASEVLRRLSVCGRTLSLDLATSGASGSEGPGGRSGKKGAEGRTSSGGSSRDLWIQEPGAPGDVRKPRP